The following proteins are co-located in the Feifania hominis genome:
- a CDS encoding DUF2460 domain-containing protein — MIKYSQENTASRTSVLYDTFLSVDFSKASANLAPQYSPNSLNMIRDEYGKIRRRMGYYEILDLREDTAEPSVSSPEQNYTVWGLTRYRSEMIVHCGTGLYRVTESDGETQTELIYSGLAAGHSWFYQAGESLYILDGADFFIYDGETAKRVEGRTPILGLGGTPAGSATLYEQINFLTNKWEQHFTGDGSSREYQLLLGDLDETPVKAVVEKLQDGELIEQELVENTDFTVDRVAGVVTFNTAPPSPPVANEDNVFITASKDRSEKRALVLGCRAMKPFGINGSENQIFLGGNPQAPNLIFWSDIADPTFWGEYQYAELGQDNSAVMSFSTLNTQLIAHKDPASGQNYLCSVYAEDHNGALIPQVRIDKVVGGSGCVCRYGSAQFGEPLFVTQLGVQAITTRDIAGYEIETLRGDRINRQLIAEPRLSEAVGCVYKYFYLLAVPGESGSVYVLDRLNPTGEGNVLGNAYQYNAFYWDHVPARCWMVDAGELYFGTEDGRVMKFYTDEAASASYNDNGEAYEWLWELPEYVGNRFYNNKAIKYLALRAKAYLRAYVVIDVQVDGLWYEVLRDNVSFGFLDLNDLDLNNLNLSTDRTPKKTTQKYSRRRLDKFAFRIRGDTVARNAVGEPFGLYSFAFEVKERGKHKG; from the coding sequence ATGATTAAATACTCGCAGGAGAACACGGCGTCTCGCACCTCGGTGCTCTACGACACCTTTCTGTCGGTGGACTTCTCAAAGGCATCGGCCAACCTCGCGCCCCAGTACAGCCCGAACAGCCTGAATATGATCCGCGACGAATACGGAAAAATCAGGCGCAGAATGGGGTATTACGAGATACTGGATTTACGGGAAGATACTGCGGAACCCTCCGTAAGCTCCCCGGAGCAAAATTACACAGTCTGGGGTCTGACACGCTACCGCAGCGAGATGATTGTCCACTGCGGCACAGGGCTCTACCGGGTTACAGAGAGCGACGGCGAGACGCAGACAGAACTCATTTACAGCGGTCTGGCCGCCGGGCACAGCTGGTTTTACCAGGCGGGCGAGAGCCTCTACATTCTCGACGGGGCGGACTTTTTTATCTACGACGGGGAAACGGCCAAGAGAGTTGAGGGGCGCACCCCCATACTGGGGCTGGGCGGTACGCCTGCGGGAAGCGCCACGCTGTATGAACAGATCAACTTTCTGACCAACAAGTGGGAACAGCACTTTACCGGTGACGGCTCGAGCAGGGAGTATCAGCTTCTGCTCGGCGATCTGGATGAGACGCCGGTCAAGGCGGTGGTCGAGAAGCTGCAGGACGGCGAACTGATCGAGCAGGAGCTTGTGGAGAACACCGACTTTACGGTGGACCGGGTGGCGGGAGTTGTGACATTCAACACGGCGCCGCCCTCGCCGCCGGTGGCAAACGAAGACAACGTCTTTATCACGGCATCCAAAGACCGCAGCGAAAAGCGCGCTCTGGTACTCGGCTGCCGGGCAATGAAGCCCTTTGGCATCAACGGCAGTGAAAACCAGATCTTCCTCGGCGGCAACCCGCAGGCGCCCAATCTGATTTTCTGGAGCGACATTGCCGACCCGACTTTCTGGGGGGAGTACCAGTACGCTGAACTCGGACAGGACAACTCGGCGGTCATGAGCTTTTCGACGCTCAACACCCAGCTCATCGCCCACAAGGACCCGGCCAGCGGTCAGAATTATCTCTGCTCGGTCTATGCCGAGGACCACAATGGCGCGCTCATTCCCCAGGTTCGCATCGACAAGGTAGTGGGGGGCTCGGGATGTGTGTGCCGGTACGGCTCGGCCCAGTTCGGCGAGCCTCTCTTTGTCACTCAGCTCGGCGTACAGGCCATCACCACCCGTGACATTGCGGGCTATGAGATTGAGACGCTGCGCGGCGACCGCATCAACCGGCAGCTCATCGCCGAGCCGCGCCTCTCAGAGGCGGTCGGGTGTGTGTACAAGTACTTCTATCTTCTCGCGGTTCCCGGTGAGAGTGGGTCAGTATATGTGCTTGACCGGCTGAACCCGACGGGCGAGGGCAATGTATTGGGCAACGCCTATCAGTACAACGCCTTTTACTGGGACCATGTGCCGGCGCGGTGCTGGATGGTGGATGCAGGCGAGCTCTACTTCGGCACAGAGGACGGCCGGGTGATGAAGTTTTACACGGATGAGGCGGCGTCGGCGTCGTACAACGACAACGGCGAGGCCTATGAGTGGCTGTGGGAGCTGCCGGAGTATGTGGGCAACCGCTTTTACAACAACAAGGCGATCAAGTATCTGGCGCTGCGGGCGAAGGCATATCTGCGGGCATATGTGGTGATCGACGTACAGGTGGATGGGCTGTGGTATGAGGTATTGCGGGACAATGTGTCGTTCGGGTTTCTGGATTTGAACGATCTGGATTTGAACAATCTGAATCTGTCGACGGACCGCACGCCGAAGAAGACGACGCAGAAGTACTCACGGCGGCGGCTTGACAAGTTTGCGTTTCGCATCCGAGGAGACACGGTGGCGCGAAACGCCGTGGGCGAGCCGTTCGGCCTTTACTCTTTTGCCTTTGAGGTGAAAGAGCGGGGCAAGCATAAGGGATAA